A region of the Chryseobacterium gotjawalense genome:
TGGATGAGATTATCGGTAAATATTACGGCGGAGAAATTAAAAAATCATCTGACTGGCAAATTTTCGCAAGATCAGAACTTAATTTTACTCAATTATTAAAGGAGAATAAATTGCTCCTTGCTTTAAAATTTCTACCTTGGCTTTTGCGGAACCGAATCTTTATTTATTCCTGGTTAAAAAAGTAACTGCTATCATTTTCTATTATTCTAAAAATGACAAAAAAAACCAAAATCGCATTTCTTTGCAGTGGTTCACCAACCGATAAGAAAATCTGGTCGGGAACTATTTATCAAATGTACCAAGCTTTTTTGGCGCAGGGTTTTGAAGTAGAATGGATTCCCGTAAACCGATTCACCTCTTTAGAATCTCAGCTTTTTCTGACCGTTGAAAATCTTCATAAAAAAATATTTAACCGCGGATTCAACCGCAATCATTTTATCCTGAAAGCTTTTTCAGCTTCCCGAAAACTTCAGAAAAATTTAAAAAAATCCGATGCAGATCTGATCTTTGCCCCAACGACCATTGCTGATATTGCTTTTTTGAAAACAAAAAAACCAATTCTTTATTTGAATGACGCTACTTTTCACCAACTTTTAAATTATTACGGCGGCATGAGCGGATTTGGCTGGCTATCAAAAAAGACCACCGTATTTTTAGAAAAATCAGCATTTCAAAAAGCTGATGCGCTGGTGTTTTCGTCAAGTTGGGCGGCAAAACATTCGGTGAATTTCTATAAGGTTCCAGCGGAGAAAGTCAGTGTGATTAAATTCGGGTCAAATTCTACCGCGCCGGAAAAAATTTCAGAAAAAGAGTATCACGGCGAAATCACGTTCCTTTTTTTAGGTGTTGAATGGGAACGGAAAGGCGGTCAAATCGCTTTAGATACCATCAAAATTTTACGGGAAAGAAATTATCCTGTAAAACTTCAGGTTGTGGGATGCACTCCGCCTGTTTCAGATCCTGAAGCGATGAATGTGATTCCTTTTTTAAACAAAAATAATCCGCAGGAAGCACAACAGATTTTTGATTTTCTGCAAAATTCTCATTTTATGTTCATGCCGACAAGAGCAGATTGCACACCGATTTCTTTTTGTGAAGCAGCGAGTTACGGCTTGCCTGTAATCTCCACCGATACAGGCGGCGTGAGCGCAGTTGTAGAATCTGGAAAAACCGGAATTCTTTTACCTTTACAAGCAAAGGCTGAACAATATGCTGATGCAATTGAGCTCTTACTTCGTGATCCGGAAAAGATAAAAACACTTTCTTATAATGCGAGAACTCAATATGAGAATGAATTGAACTGGACGGTTTGGGGTGAGAAAATCGCTCAAATTATAGAATTTCTTTTAAAAAAAACTAAAACTAAACTTTAAGTTTTTCCAGAATTCGGTCTTTAAAATAATTCAGATTTAATAAAAACGGGAAATTCAGAAAGGTTTTAAAAATCGGTTGATTGGTCTTCAGCGCAATATCCCAATAGTTTTTCGTCAACTGCATTTTCTCTTCCCAAAATTTTGCAACCATCAGTTTCGTTTTAAAAGCGAACATCGCATAATTCGGATTATCCAATAAACGCTGATACAGATTTTGACTTAAACCATCTTCCAGATATTCCCCGAAAGCTAAAATATAATCTGTAAAAAGAATCTTATGGTTTTTAATAATCGGAATGAGCTGTACGCTTTCCTGGCAAAACTTCTCATTCTCAAAAACAGGAAATGGATATTTTCTGATCACTTCCATTTTCAAAACATAAACCATTTCCCCGGCAAAATCCCATTGATAGCTGTTATACTCCGTCCATTTTTTTACGCCATTTTGAAATTCCTTACCGTACATTTCTTCTGGAGCATGAATAAAAGTAAAGCCTCCAAATTCATTATTATCCGTTTCGAGCGCCAGTTCTCCGCAAACTTCAAGACAGTTATTTATGACAAAATCATCGCTGTCAATCGGTAAATACCATTTCCCGACTGCCTTTTCCAAAGCGGTATTAATGGCAATATGCTTTCCCTGATTTTTTTGTTTAATATATCGAACCGGAAAATCGGCTTGCGAAATAAATTGAGTAACCACTTCTTCTGTTTTATCAGTAGAACCGTCGTCAATAATCAGCCATTCAAAATTACGAACGGTTTGTTTCGATAAACTTTGAAAAAGCCGGTTGAGCAAGTGACTTCGATTGTAAGTTGGGGTAAAAACAGTAAATAACATCTGTGTTTTGTAATTAAGCCAAAATTACATAAAAATATTACGAATCATTAAAATTAACTCCTAAAACACCATTATGCCTAAAAATTGTAACTTTCAGCATAATTTCCATTAATGAAGAAAAAAATACTTTTTGAAGTCGATATAAAAGATTGGGCTTTCTATTTTATGGTAAAATCATGGTCTTCAAAATTGGCCGATGAATACGACTGTTATTATGTTTGTAATGACATTTACCGTATCAAAGAACTGCCGAAAATGAGTCGGATTAAGATTACTCTTCTGAATACCATTTCTAAAATCCGCTTTAAACTACACCGAACATTTTCCAATCATAATAAAAAAGTTCAGTTTATCGATTCTTCCGGAAATTACTCTTTTCCAAAATATACAAAATCGCTCGTAACGCCTTTTAGTGATGAGACAAAGAAGGTTGAAATCTTAAATTTCGATTATCTGGTTTCGATGGCGTATTTTTTTCAGTACGTTGCGGAAATTCCATTTAAAGGCCGAAAAAATCTGATTGGGATTTTCAATGATTCCTTTCCTCATCTCGGACCCGAAAACGATTTAAAAACTAAAACTCACGTCAATTCGCTTTCTCGGGAAGAGTTTTTTAATAAATATTTAAAGTCATACGATTTTCTTTTGCTTGCCAATGACAATCTCATTCGTGCATATCAGGAATATACTGAAAATTTAGAGTTCGCTTTGGGCATTTATAAAGAAGAATTCTTTGGTAGAACTAAAATCAAAACTGAAGTATTTACCTTAGGCTGGACCGGAAATCCGCACCGTGAGGTGAAAGGTTTTTTTGAAGTTATCGAACCTGCTGTAAAAAAAGTTCTGGAAACCGGCAGAAAAGTTCGGTTAAAAACTTCTTTCAATGCATCTTACGAAGAAATGATCGAATTCTATAACGATGTGGATCTTGCCGTAATTGCCTCGAGTGGCGACGGCGCTCCTACGATGTTTTGTGAAGCGAGTCTTTCAGATATTCCTTCGGTTTCCACGTTTATTGGACTGCCATCGATGGTGATTCAAGATAAAGTTAACGGCCTTTTTATCAATCGTGATATTGATGAAATGGCCAACGCAATAATTTATCTTTACGATAATCGAGATATTTTGGAGGGCTTTTCAAAAAGAATTAAAAAGGATTATTTAGAGATGATGAGCAATGAGAAGAATATTGCCAAAATTAGAAAAGTGTTGCAGAAATTAGATTAGAAGCCTGACTTTATTTACCGTTCATAACGCCATTTAAAAACCATAAATCCTAACTCAGTAGGAAGTTGATTGAATAAATTCAATTTCTTCGAACCACTGGAATAGTCTCGTGATAAATAATCGCGCAAAGAAAGGCTTGAAAGCATTTTATAGTTCGTATAACTCTCTTTCCAAAGTTCTTCATTTTTCTGTGCCTTCCAATTCATCTGAAGCGTTAAGGATTTGTAATGAATCAAATACTTAAGAATTAAATTTTTCCGGGCCCTGTCCGTTTCCTTCTTATACTCATCATCGATGTACCGGCCGATGGTAAACCAATTATCAAAGTTTCGCTTATCACGGTTATGGATTACGGACTTATCATGTAAATAATAAGTGTAGGTAATATCCTTTTGAAAAGCCACTGAATTTATTTTTAAAGTGAGCTGAAAGGTCCAAAGTTCATCTTGGGCGAATAACCCGGGCACGAAGTAAATTTTTTCCTTCTGCAAATAACTTACAATAAATAGTTTATTGACCGCTGAACTCAATATTTTACCCTCCGCAAATGCTTCAAATACCTGCGCATTTCCGAAGATGGTTTCTAAGTGATTCAACTGGCCCATGCAGAAATGTTTATGTCCAGTTTTAAACTGCTCACATTCGATTTGCGAAACGACCATTTCTGCTCCGGTACGTTCTCCAACCTCTACCAGTTTCATGATGCAATCTGGCGTGATGGTATCATCACTGTCCAAAAAAAACAGATACCTTCCCTTTGCGGTATCAATCCCTTTGTTTCTTACAACTGATAAACCCGAATTTCTTTCTAAATGAATAATTTTCCATGTTTCAAGTTGGTGTTCTGCAATAAAATCCTCTGCAATCTGTACGCTTTTATCAGGAGTATTGTCATTGATCAAAGTCACTTCGATATTAGAGTAAGTCTGTGCCAGAACTGAATCCAGACATCTTTCCAGAAAATCGACACACTTATAAAGTGGTATGGATATGGTGACTAAAGGATTCATCAATTTCATTTTTTCAAAAATACTTAATAATTCGTAAATTCATATCTTTGAAATGTTGAAAAAAAAAGGAAACACCGGCAGATCTGCTGTATTTAAAAATTTTATATGTTATTCTCCATACTTGTAGCGCATTATAATAATTTTGAATATTTTAAAGATTTCTATAAAAGCGTTCTGAACCAAACCTATCAAAATTTCGAAATCATCATTGTTGATGATTACTCCACCGATAATTCTTTAGAAAAGATAAAAACGTATACCGCTGAAGATCCGAGAGTGAAAATTTTCGAAAATGAAACAAACAAAGGCGTTGGCTTTACGAAAAGAAAATGTGTAGAAATGGCCAGTGGCGAAATTTGCGGTTTCATAGATCCTGACGATGCTGTAACCGAAGACGCATTGGAATTAAGTATTAAAGGTTATCTGGCCAATCCCAAAATTGTAGGAACTTATTCACAAATCATGTTATGTGATAACATGCTTCGTCCACAAAAGGTGTACGCAAGAACCAAAAAGGTGATCAATGGAAAGCCACTTTTCTTTAACATTAATAATGAAATTTCCCATTTTTTCACTTTCCGGAAAGAATCCTACCTTAAAACCGCTGGCATCAATCCAAATCTTACAGCTTCTGAAGATTTTGATCTGTATTTAAAAATGTACGAAGTTGGTGATTTGGTTTATATCCCTAAACCCTTATATTTTTACAGATTACACGATAAAGGAATTTCCCAGAACAAATCCAAAACGGAAAAAGTTCACAAAAGCTGGAATGAGATGTTGAAGGAGGCTTGTAAAAGAAGGAATATTACAAAAATTGGAAATATTATTTTAACAGAAAATAGTGATTTATCAAAAATTATATTTGAAAAAGAAAACACATTTGCCGCTAAAGTGAAAAGAAAAATAACCGCGCTTTTACAGTGATCATTTTTCATTTTAACTTAAAGCAAATACCTGCCGTCCGGTATTGATTATCGCGTAAAAATGCACTTTTATTAATTATATTCGCATAAATATTCATCATCACAAATGATAACCATCCTCATCAAATCCTTTAACCGCCCGTTTTATCTGGACCGTTGTTTAGCCAGCATTCATCGATTTGTGAAGGGAAATTATAAAGTGAATATCCTGGATGATGGAACGCCAGAAAAATATTTGAATAAAATCAAAGCGAAATATCCAGAAGTCAACATTCAACGATCCGGGCAATATCATCAAAAAGTTAAGATCGTTCAAGAAAACTTAGAAACCGGAAAAGAAATAGATGGTTTTCAGATTCCCACTCAATTGTGGATCGATGCCGTAAAAAATGCGACCGATTTCGTTTTGGTCACCGAAGATGATGTTTGGTTTACAAAGCCAGTTGATCTTGAGGAAATAACCACTCAGATGAAAAATCATGAAATGGCTTTGGTAAAACTGGGCTGGCATGGAAATACAGATGCTTTTAAAGAACTGGATACATCGGCGATATCAGAACATTTAAACCGTTCCTATCCGAAGAAACTATTCACTTCCAACCGTTGGGTGATGGATTTGTTTATGCACAATAAATTCAAATTTTTCTCACTCCTTTATCGCTTGGGTTTAGTAGACCACCTTACCCAACAAAAATATTGGCAACTGAATTCTATTTTGATGGGAGTCTGGCAAAAAGACTATTGGTTATACGTTTGGAAAGACGTGCACGGAAGAGTCGACGAGAAAATGCAGTTGCGAAATGCGGCGGTTTGGTTTCATGAACATAAAAAGAATCTCAACATGGTTGCGATGATCCGGGAAGAATGTATGAAAACAACCTTTCAGTCATCGGCAACGAACTCTTACCACAAATCTGATTTTGATTTTGATGTCAATTACTTTAATCACTTAATAAACGAAGCTTGGCTTAATGAATCTTTTGATGTGATGCAAAATTTCCCGCAGGATTTCAGTTTAAGTTACTTTGAGAAATTTTTAGATAAGAAAATCAATATCGAAGAATTTCAAAAGTGGGTTGCACAATTTAAAGATTTATACCGAAGCTTAGGGGCGATCGTAGACTAAACCGAATGGAACAAAAGATACCTAAAAAGAAAATTTTATTTCGCCACCGTTCATTGGAGATGGGCGGAATCGAGAATGTATTGCTTGCCATTTTAAATCATCTGGATCAGTCAAAGTATGAAATTACTTTATTGTTAAATTATAAACAGGGCGATTTTCTGGATAGAGTTCCTGAAGGAATAAGGGTTTTGAGTATTGGAAAAGGCACCCAAAATTTCTCTAAAAACACAACTATCTATCTATTGCAAAAGAGTTCGCGAAGATTAAAGTATTTTCGGTTTCAAAAAAATCCAAAAGCATTTTACAGAAAACATCAACTTTTAAATTTAGATTTTGAAGTAGCATTCAGTCATTATATGTTTGATGATATTTTGAACAGTCCGAATCTGAAAAGTAAAAAGATATTTTGGTTTCATGGTGATTTAAGAAATTCCGGTTTTACCGTTGCAGAAAACAACCGGTTCGTGCAGCAAATGACGCAATTTGATACAGGTGTTTTTGTTTCTCACTTTTCTAAAAACAGTATCGAAAAGACTTGGGGCGTTGTTTTAAATAATTCACAGGTTATTTATAATCTAATGCCAATAAATGAAATCCTGGAAAAATCACAGCAGACTCAACAGGATTTCGGTAAAATTGATTTCGTTTCTGTTGGCAGATTGTTTCATCAAAAAGGTTTTAAGGATTTGCTGTCAGCACACATTCGTCTCATAAAAGAAGGATATCCTATTAAAACGTTGTTAATTGGTGAGGGAAATCAGCGAGTGGAATTAGAAAAAATAATTCAAGATAATAACGTGGCAGATAGTTTTATTTTGGGTGGCTAT
Encoded here:
- a CDS encoding glycosyltransferase family protein; the protein is MITILIKSFNRPFYLDRCLASIHRFVKGNYKVNILDDGTPEKYLNKIKAKYPEVNIQRSGQYHQKVKIVQENLETGKEIDGFQIPTQLWIDAVKNATDFVLVTEDDVWFTKPVDLEEITTQMKNHEMALVKLGWHGNTDAFKELDTSAISEHLNRSYPKKLFTSNRWVMDLFMHNKFKFFSLLYRLGLVDHLTQQKYWQLNSILMGVWQKDYWLYVWKDVHGRVDEKMQLRNAAVWFHEHKKNLNMVAMIREECMKTTFQSSATNSYHKSDFDFDVNYFNHLINEAWLNESFDVMQNFPQDFSLSYFEKFLDKKINIEEFQKWVAQFKDLYRSLGAIVD
- a CDS encoding glycosyltransferase: MKKKILFEVDIKDWAFYFMVKSWSSKLADEYDCYYVCNDIYRIKELPKMSRIKITLLNTISKIRFKLHRTFSNHNKKVQFIDSSGNYSFPKYTKSLVTPFSDETKKVEILNFDYLVSMAYFFQYVAEIPFKGRKNLIGIFNDSFPHLGPENDLKTKTHVNSLSREEFFNKYLKSYDFLLLANDNLIRAYQEYTENLEFALGIYKEEFFGRTKIKTEVFTLGWTGNPHREVKGFFEVIEPAVKKVLETGRKVRLKTSFNASYEEMIEFYNDVDLAVIASSGDGAPTMFCEASLSDIPSVSTFIGLPSMVIQDKVNGLFINRDIDEMANAIIYLYDNRDILEGFSKRIKKDYLEMMSNEKNIAKIRKVLQKLD
- a CDS encoding glycosyltransferase family 2 protein; this translates as MNPLVTISIPLYKCVDFLERCLDSVLAQTYSNIEVTLINDNTPDKSVQIAEDFIAEHQLETWKIIHLERNSGLSVVRNKGIDTAKGRYLFFLDSDDTITPDCIMKLVEVGERTGAEMVVSQIECEQFKTGHKHFCMGQLNHLETIFGNAQVFEAFAEGKILSSAVNKLFIVSYLQKEKIYFVPGLFAQDELWTFQLTLKINSVAFQKDITYTYYLHDKSVIHNRDKRNFDNWFTIGRYIDDEYKKETDRARKNLILKYLIHYKSLTLQMNWKAQKNEELWKESYTNYKMLSSLSLRDYLSRDYSSGSKKLNLFNQLPTELGFMVFKWRYER
- a CDS encoding glycosyltransferase — protein: MEQKIPKKKILFRHRSLEMGGIENVLLAILNHLDQSKYEITLLLNYKQGDFLDRVPEGIRVLSIGKGTQNFSKNTTIYLLQKSSRRLKYFRFQKNPKAFYRKHQLLNLDFEVAFSHYMFDDILNSPNLKSKKIFWFHGDLRNSGFTVAENNRFVQQMTQFDTGVFVSHFSKNSIEKTWGVVLNNSQVIYNLMPINEILEKSQQTQQDFGKIDFVSVGRLFHQKGFKDLLSAHIRLIKEGYPIKTLLIGEGNQRVELEKIIQDNNVADSFILGGYQQNPYFYIKTASSFILPSYSEGYGLVVAEALLLDTYVLSTNVGGIPEIIASEDNGALFSPGAENVYTAMKKVLNEKKSITENSNSKQKIIKRNQNTYDQLNDLFK
- a CDS encoding glycosyltransferase family 2 protein, which produces MLFSILVAHYNNFEYFKDFYKSVLNQTYQNFEIIIVDDYSTDNSLEKIKTYTAEDPRVKIFENETNKGVGFTKRKCVEMASGEICGFIDPDDAVTEDALELSIKGYLANPKIVGTYSQIMLCDNMLRPQKVYARTKKVINGKPLFFNINNEISHFFTFRKESYLKTAGINPNLTASEDFDLYLKMYEVGDLVYIPKPLYFYRLHDKGISQNKSKTEKVHKSWNEMLKEACKRRNITKIGNIILTENSDLSKIIFEKENTFAAKVKRKITALLQ
- a CDS encoding glycosyltransferase family A protein produces the protein MLFTVFTPTYNRSHLLNRLFQSLSKQTVRNFEWLIIDDGSTDKTEEVVTQFISQADFPVRYIKQKNQGKHIAINTALEKAVGKWYLPIDSDDFVINNCLEVCGELALETDNNEFGGFTFIHAPEEMYGKEFQNGVKKWTEYNSYQWDFAGEMVYVLKMEVIRKYPFPVFENEKFCQESVQLIPIIKNHKILFTDYILAFGEYLEDGLSQNLYQRLLDNPNYAMFAFKTKLMVAKFWEEKMQLTKNYWDIALKTNQPIFKTFLNFPFLLNLNYFKDRILEKLKV
- a CDS encoding glycosyltransferase family 4 protein, which produces MTKKTKIAFLCSGSPTDKKIWSGTIYQMYQAFLAQGFEVEWIPVNRFTSLESQLFLTVENLHKKIFNRGFNRNHFILKAFSASRKLQKNLKKSDADLIFAPTTIADIAFLKTKKPILYLNDATFHQLLNYYGGMSGFGWLSKKTTVFLEKSAFQKADALVFSSSWAAKHSVNFYKVPAEKVSVIKFGSNSTAPEKISEKEYHGEITFLFLGVEWERKGGQIALDTIKILRERNYPVKLQVVGCTPPVSDPEAMNVIPFLNKNNPQEAQQIFDFLQNSHFMFMPTRADCTPISFCEAASYGLPVISTDTGGVSAVVESGKTGILLPLQAKAEQYADAIELLLRDPEKIKTLSYNARTQYENELNWTVWGEKIAQIIEFLLKKTKTKL